Proteins found in one Vagococcus carniphilus genomic segment:
- a CDS encoding chemotaxis protein CheW, which translates to MEKQIVFFSKEQQLSLPIEKIEKIIQWQQPIPIPETSSFVLGVIEHNKHVLPVIDLNARLYGTETVQHKEMKIIVVQWNDEFLGLSVESIKGIVDFGSTQFEWMDNEVTVEKNYIEKFIKTESGIVIQLNIDSLFEGNIMLDKLLRALETSQSDEEQIEEDFTINSEPVDETCQSK; encoded by the coding sequence ATGGAAAAACAAATCGTTTTTTTTAGTAAAGAACAACAGTTAAGTTTGCCAATTGAAAAAATTGAAAAGATAATCCAATGGCAACAACCTATTCCAATTCCAGAGACGTCATCTTTTGTTTTAGGTGTGATTGAACACAACAAACATGTTCTTCCTGTCATTGATTTAAATGCGAGACTGTACGGAACAGAAACAGTTCAACATAAAGAAATGAAGATTATTGTTGTTCAATGGAACGATGAATTTTTAGGCCTTTCAGTTGAATCGATTAAAGGAATAGTAGATTTTGGATCTACACAGTTTGAGTGGATGGATAACGAAGTAACAGTTGAAAAGAATTATATTGAAAAATTTATAAAGACTGAATCAGGTATTGTTATTCAACTAAACATAGATTCCTTATTTGAAGGAAATATTATGTTGGATAAATTACTTAGAGCTTTAGAAACATCACAATCTGACGAAGAACAAATAGAAGAAGATTTTACAATAAACAGTGAGCCGGTAGATGAAACATGTCAGAGCAAATAA
- a CDS encoding chemotaxis protein CheD, with protein MSEQIKVGISDYKITHAPNQLLTLGLGSCVGVVLYDKKSKIGGLSHIMLPDSQMFSGRNQIKIEKFADLAIPQMVTELKEKEGVNRLVAKIAGGASMFKLENVKHNQNIGERNIQAVEQVLKELKIPIVAKHVGGNMGRSLFVDLETLSVSVKMVNRDIYEL; from the coding sequence ATGTCAGAGCAAATAAAAGTTGGCATTTCAGATTATAAGATTACTCATGCACCAAATCAGTTATTGACTCTTGGGTTAGGTTCCTGTGTTGGGGTTGTCCTGTATGATAAAAAAAGTAAAATTGGTGGTTTGAGTCATATAATGCTACCCGACAGCCAAATGTTTAGTGGTAGAAACCAAATAAAAATTGAAAAATTTGCTGATCTTGCTATTCCTCAAATGGTCACGGAACTAAAAGAAAAAGAAGGAGTCAACCGACTTGTGGCAAAAATTGCTGGGGGAGCAAGTATGTTTAAATTAGAAAATGTTAAACATAATCAAAATATTGGTGAACGTAATATTCAAGCTGTTGAACAAGTATTAAAAGAGTTGAAAATACCGATTGTTGCTAAGCATGTGGGTGGAAATATGGGGCGCTCACTTTTTGTTGATTTAGAAACGCTAAGTGTTTCAGTAAAAATGGTCAACCGAGACATATACGAATTATAA